From a single Miscanthus floridulus cultivar M001 chromosome 8, ASM1932011v1, whole genome shotgun sequence genomic region:
- the LOC136471005 gene encoding uncharacterized protein — protein sequence MGFLRKIGSFFGISRDDADHPDSPSSAAAAAELPHDRAAAAAAAHGARRGFSVQVPVPVERQGPGPVLVPCPQGDGGVQGFRWYTRRLRIDEDGDVADEFLDEIIPKGSVNNNASPVGRFQVKYNTKPTALALRKHVIAVDGDIRHSLEHQGQLQWV from the exons ATGGGCTTCTTACGCAAGATCGGCAGCTTCTTCGGCATCTCGCGGGACGACGCCGACCACCCGGACTCCccgtcctccgccgccgccgccgcggaacTCCCGCATGACAGGGCTGctgcggccgcggcggcgcaCGGGGCGAGGCGGGGCTTCAGCGTCCAGGTTCCCGTCCCCGTCGAGCGGCAGGGGCCCGGGCCCGTGCTGGTGCCCTGCCCGCAGGGGGACGGCGGCGTGCAG GGTTTTAGGTGGTATACAAGGAGGCTTAGGATCGATGAAGACGGCGACGTGGCTGATGAGTTTTTGGATGAAATTATCCCAAAAGGCTCAGTCAACAACAACGCGAGCCCAGTCGGAAGGTTCCAAGTGAAATATAACACAAAACCAACTGCTCTAGCGCTGAGGAAGCATGTCATTGCTGTCGACGGCGACATCCGCCATAGCTTGGAACACCAAGGACAACTGCAGTGGGTGTGA